Proteins encoded in a region of the Pseudothermotoga elfii DSM 9442 = NBRC 107921 genome:
- a CDS encoding ABC transporter substrate-binding protein, which translates to MKKLSSILVFVAICTTLFSWAGTIYIWDFPAWSEDGDNYAWLKRMMSKFSESCPGIEFKLTEIPWSGGDQKLDLAVASKKWPDLTRGPLRTHYVVQGVLQNIDDYLTEEEKMDYYSEAIKGATYEGKMYGFPFYMTTKVVIVNKKIFDEMSVQIPSVENPWTFDEFYEIAKKLTFDRNSDGKIDVYGFVASGFPAPDNSHLWPFVLGWGGKFVEGQGKDLRSAIVNEENKQSLEWLAKVFADCAPPFMASYGDADAYTLFRSGKAAIYVTGTWAIPALINAGLEIDVVPYPVKNKGDSFWSFGDVSSYQVFVQNDVEKLKAVIEFAKYITSSEQQKELTKYGQFPTKKSAGNIYENDPLMFKANLISQHNYVFPPHPAKEKIMEAISREIQLVLLGKKDARKALEDADKNVTRIIESTKKGR; encoded by the coding sequence GTGAAAAAGCTTTCTTCAATTTTAGTTTTTGTGGCTATTTGTACCACATTGTTTTCCTGGGCGGGCACAATATACATATGGGATTTTCCAGCCTGGAGTGAAGATGGAGATAACTATGCCTGGTTGAAGAGAATGATGTCTAAATTTTCGGAATCATGCCCAGGCATTGAATTTAAACTTACAGAAATACCATGGAGCGGTGGAGATCAAAAACTGGACCTTGCTGTTGCTTCAAAAAAGTGGCCAGATCTCACCCGAGGCCCTCTTAGAACCCATTATGTAGTACAGGGGGTTCTTCAAAACATCGATGATTATCTCACCGAGGAAGAGAAGATGGATTACTATTCTGAAGCAATCAAAGGGGCAACTTATGAAGGAAAGATGTACGGTTTTCCATTTTATATGACGACAAAGGTAGTTATTGTCAATAAAAAGATTTTTGATGAAATGTCTGTGCAAATACCATCTGTCGAAAACCCATGGACTTTTGACGAATTCTATGAGATTGCAAAAAAGTTGACCTTTGATAGAAACTCAGACGGCAAAATTGATGTATATGGATTCGTTGCGAGTGGTTTTCCAGCACCAGATAATTCCCATTTGTGGCCATTTGTGCTTGGATGGGGAGGAAAATTTGTAGAAGGTCAGGGGAAAGATTTAAGGTCTGCGATTGTGAATGAGGAGAACAAACAATCATTAGAATGGCTTGCAAAGGTTTTTGCAGACTGTGCGCCTCCTTTTATGGCTTCTTATGGTGATGCTGATGCGTATACGTTATTCAGAAGCGGTAAAGCTGCCATTTATGTTACTGGAACGTGGGCAATTCCAGCCCTCATTAATGCTGGTCTCGAAATAGATGTGGTCCCATATCCAGTAAAGAACAAGGGTGATAGTTTCTGGAGTTTTGGCGATGTTTCTTCATATCAAGTATTTGTGCAGAATGATGTGGAGAAATTGAAGGCAGTTATTGAGTTTGCGAAGTATATAACATCTTCTGAACAGCAAAAGGAACTGACGAAATATGGACAATTTCCAACAAAGAAGAGCGCAGGAAATATATATGAAAACGATCCATTGATGTTCAAGGCAAACTTGATATCCCAGCACAATTATGTTTTTCCTCCCCATCCAGCTAAAGAAAAGATAATGGAAGCTATCTCAAGAGAGATTCAGCTTGTTTTGCTTGGAAAAAAAGATGCAAGAAAGGCTCTGGAAGATGCAGATAAGAACGTAACACGGATAATAGAAAGCACAAAGAAGGGGAGATAA
- a CDS encoding NlpC/P60 family protein — protein sequence MRKSVLFWLAILIAGLIFGNYLNPLQRKVINYAMTMVGGEYGWGSYDPENRVFDCWNFATWVYHTALDENERIDHMIIGRSDLLWVYFDKAEELLAGDLLFNGGGHTVGFHAGIYKGNYKTIEARGGKYGIGVFDIRGENRFAPYGQTGNRFCYFSLLVRLWLHENPSFPYVYVEEPPNYFFRDDGVDLTIHYYALPFLSGYTLQVEMLDYMTDEVIWKSSYDLDIYSLDENVLKVHIPTDDVQNIYVYFKVRISLGTRDAFSYDTKILKFTEIM from the coding sequence ATGAGGAAATCTGTTTTGTTTTGGCTTGCGATTTTGATAGCCGGGCTTATTTTCGGAAATTACCTGAATCCCTTGCAAAGAAAAGTTATTAACTATGCAATGACCATGGTCGGTGGAGAGTATGGGTGGGGGAGTTACGATCCAGAAAACAGAGTATTTGATTGTTGGAATTTTGCCACGTGGGTTTATCATACCGCATTAGATGAAAATGAAAGAATCGATCACATGATAATTGGTAGAAGTGATCTACTCTGGGTTTATTTCGACAAAGCTGAAGAACTTCTGGCAGGTGATCTTCTTTTTAACGGTGGCGGCCATACAGTTGGGTTCCATGCTGGTATATATAAAGGAAATTACAAGACTATAGAAGCACGTGGAGGAAAATATGGTATAGGTGTTTTTGATATAAGGGGTGAAAACAGGTTTGCTCCTTATGGCCAAACAGGAAACAGGTTTTGTTATTTCTCGCTCTTGGTGAGACTCTGGCTTCATGAAAACCCATCTTTCCCATATGTTTATGTTGAAGAACCACCAAATTATTTTTTCAGAGATGATGGAGTGGATCTCACAATACATTATTATGCTTTGCCTTTTTTGAGTGGATACACTCTTCAGGTAGAGATGCTTGATTACATGACGGATGAAGTTATCTGGAAATCTTCGTATGATTTAGATATTTATTCTTTAGATGAAAATGTTTTGAAAGTACATATACCAACAGATGATGTACAAAATATTTATGTGTATTTTAAAGTCAGAATTTCTTTAGGAACGCGTGATGCTTTTTCTTACGATACAAAAATTCTAAAATTTACTGAGATTATGTGA
- a CDS encoding sugar ABC transporter substrate-binding protein gives MKNSKVLVFLLTSLVVISVFAQVQLPKKFENPKNVRIALVREVGEGSFFERYLAGAQSMARELGVTLLEATAHGDMARMVTMIENFITQRVDAIIIDHGRPDPLMPKIKEALDRGIKVVTFDLVVDDNRVPEIEQDDLLIGYLISKQLAVDFAGNANVIYVNVGGFAPLDKRDKMWQIIKWRFPGIKEVAKIGAVTGSTAADTQTRMEAAMKEKPEANAVLAMWDEFAKGAVRAIMQAGKSDQFKVYSVDVTTEDIQMMIQQNSPWVATVGTDSYAVGRLAVRAAAALVGGEKLPKYLLVEPQLITRQFLVDNNITNMDELVKALPALGESNLVWPEWLKALTEKNKK, from the coding sequence ATGAAAAACTCGAAAGTGCTGGTGTTTCTTTTAACATCACTAGTAGTGATCTCAGTCTTCGCCCAGGTTCAACTCCCCAAAAAATTTGAAAATCCCAAAAATGTACGGATAGCTCTGGTAAGGGAGGTAGGAGAAGGTAGTTTCTTTGAGCGTTACCTTGCCGGTGCTCAATCAATGGCAAGAGAACTCGGCGTAACACTTTTAGAAGCAACCGCTCATGGAGATATGGCAAGAATGGTTACCATGATCGAAAATTTTATCACCCAGAGAGTTGACGCGATCATAATTGACCATGGAAGACCAGATCCATTGATGCCAAAGATCAAAGAGGCTTTAGACAGAGGAATCAAAGTAGTAACTTTCGATCTGGTTGTAGATGACAACAGAGTTCCTGAAATCGAACAAGATGATTTGCTGATAGGTTATCTGATAAGCAAACAACTGGCAGTTGACTTTGCAGGAAATGCAAATGTTATTTATGTAAACGTAGGTGGATTTGCACCATTAGATAAGAGAGACAAAATGTGGCAGATAATCAAATGGCGTTTTCCCGGGATCAAAGAAGTTGCAAAGATAGGTGCAGTTACAGGATCAACTGCTGCTGATACTCAAACAAGAATGGAAGCAGCCATGAAAGAAAAACCCGAAGCAAATGCAGTACTCGCCATGTGGGATGAATTCGCAAAAGGTGCGGTAAGAGCAATAATGCAAGCAGGTAAAAGTGATCAGTTCAAAGTTTACTCAGTTGATGTTACCACCGAAGACATTCAGATGATGATTCAGCAAAACAGTCCATGGGTTGCAACTGTTGGAACAGATTCCTACGCAGTCGGTCGACTTGCCGTAAGGGCTGCGGCAGCCCTCGTTGGTGGAGAAAAATTACCCAAGTATTTACTGGTCGAACCACAATTGATTACAAGACAGTTCCTTGTCGACAACAATATAACCAACATGGACGAACTTGTAAAAGCATTACCGGCCCTTGGTGAAAGCAATTTAGTATGGCCCGAATGGCTGAAGGCTTTAACTGAAAAAAATAAGAAATAA